The genomic window tcgaccaggttgagccaaaggtggcactcctggaccactaaagTGGACATcttccgcccgagagaccgcgccgtgacctctgtcgctcggagagcgaggccggtcaccgagcgcagttcctgcatcaatcctggggcagaactaccctcgtgcagttcctttagcgccttggcggacttgcaggagagccatggcgtgcagggcggaggcagcttgtccagtggcaccgtaggccttggccgtcagagacgacgtaaacctacaggccttgtacgggggctttgggcacccgcgccaggtggtggcgctctgcggacataggtgcaccatgagcgcctttatccaccgggggattgccgaatagcccttggccgccccaccattgagggtagtgagggtgtcGGAGCTTAAAatatcggggccgggcagtaaaaatttgcctcccacgaccttgtcagctcctcatgcacttccgggaagaaaggaacgggggaggGGCgcggctttgagcggcgccgcgagcccaggaaccaatcatcgagccgcgaggtttcagggaagagcggagggttccacactagccgatgctcgcggctgcccgggaaagcatgtcgtcatctccacgtcagcctgtgactaaatgaacagtcgtgggaattcagctcagtgagcatgaccgttcggctccgaagagaaaatctgaatgagtggttgcataccagctccttttatacccgaatgtccgggggagtggcatgcaaataccactcgccaattttcattggcctttggctcccaagagtgacccctagtgtcactacatcgacacaacgtcgagtgagtgacagatagggaaccaaatcATAAGAGttattcattcgggaatcggatttcactggtcgtgctgtttctcacactgtagattcaaaagaatcggctcataagagtcattcattcaggaatcggactacactggtcgtgctgtctATTTTAATACGGTGTCCTGTCCGCATCAGCATAAAATTGCACATTCAAGCACCACTAACAGTACTGAAAATCATGAAAATCAtggtattttgttaaaaatggaaCCGGTTCCCAACCCTATGTGAACACACTCTAATATAAATCTAAATGTTGTACACTGTTTAATATGTCAGATAATGTCATTTAGTTTCTGGAGATAAAAGTCAAAAGTTCAGCTGCAGAAACAAACATCTGTTGTTAGATTAGCTTCTGATTCAATACAAGATGCATCTCATTTATTTCACTGAATCATATTTTCCTCTTTTTCAGTTACTACATAAAAGAGTCCAGAGGCAGCCGGAGATGGTTGATATTCCTGGAGGGTGAGTCAATCAATCAAGCATTAACACTGTGTTTCCTGCAGAACATTTGTGtaatgtttgattatttttgatgTGTAGGTGGATGGTACTGTTTCAGCAAACACACGTGTGATAGCAGATACGAGACGATGAGACGGCTCATGAGCTCCAGTAAATGGCCTATGACCAGGACAGGTCAGTTATGACTGTTTAACTTCTGACCTTTGAcctgtgtttgtatttttattttgggcaCTTGGTCAGTGTTTATATTAAACCAGAATGTTGTATTGAtagatttatgtgtgtgtgttttaggaacGGGCATTCTGTCCCCACAGCCTGAGGAGAACCCACACTGGTGGAACGCAAACAGAGTGTAagatgctacacacacacacacacacacacccacagacagacacacatacacacacacacacacaggcacacacacatacacacacacacacacacacacactcacacacactctcacactcacacacacactctctctctctcacacacacacacacacacacacacacacacacaaacacacacatgttggtgcagctatcattgtgaggactctccatagacataatgatttttatactatacaaactatagattctatcccctaaccctaaccctacccctaaacctaaccctcacaaaaaactttctgcatttttacattttcaataaaacattgtttagtatgttatttcccttgtggggaccacccaaaggtcctcacaaccagaaatgtcctcacagaacaggttgattctcaatacttggtcctcacaagtatagcaaaacctgtacacacacactcacacacacacacacacacacacacacatgcacggtTTATTTGTCTTTCCTGTATTGATACATTTCCTTAAAATGGTTTTATAGTAAAGGCAGCTGGGGTGGGAGACATTGAAGGGTTCCCTTCTTTACAATATCCAATAGACAATTTAGTTTACATCgctatggaagtatattaatgacaattTACTATTACATTCTCATCTTCCAAAGttcagttaaaaaaattaaaatggggggcctgggtagctcagtggtaaagacgctggctaccacccctgcagttcgctagttcgcttgttcaaatcccagggcatgctgagtgactccagccaggtctcctaagcaaccaaattggcccggatgctagggagggtagattcacatggggtaacctcctcatggtcgcaataatgtggttcgttcttggtggggcacatggtgagttgggcGCAAatgccacacaaaaaaaaaaaatgtgggtggcatgaagcctccacacgcactttgtctctgtggcaacgcactcaataagccacatgataagatgcacaggttaaTAAACAGGTTAATaattgggattcatcctctgccacccagattgaggtgaatcactacaccactacaaggacttaaaagcgcactgggaattgggcaccccaaattgggtgaaaaaaaaaaacaattattcatCTTTATTATTCATGTAATATTCAGTCCATTATATTTTGCTTTACAAATTCACCTCTTAAACTTCAGTGGTGGAAAttcagttggaaattcaaccttctacATCCTGGCATTGCAGGAAAAGTATCGATGCACAATCTTCACTTGCTTCTACTATGTTTCATCACTAGGTGGTGCAATGAAACAGGTGTTGATGAAGATCAAGAGCAACTGTTTTTCCTGCAATGACAGGATGTTCAAtgttgaatttccaaccgaatttgaaccTCTGAAATTTTAGAGGTGAATTTGCAAAGCGAAATATAATGGACCAAATATTTCCTgatgaatattaaatacaaaataaaaaaacagtatattTTGGAACTGTACTTTGCAAGACTTTGCACTTTgtacttttaatttttaattatgacattttgtgtgaaatgtttttaatAGAAATTTTCACAACTTAACCCTGTGAAGTATggcatatgaaagaattgtcaaaaaattttaattgattgacattaaactgtttttagtgccattagacaaactataaaaagaaatcgtaatgtttttttctgtatcatatttgatacattaggctttaaaggtcattatcctcatgggacatttgttattgaagtttttctacagaggtaaatcttggggtattatcagaggactctctgggcttttcagagataccaaatgttcctctccttgctctataaatatggattgaaatgtatcactgcacaaatacaatatgaataaaaaataaaattaaaagatttttcaataaaccatttttattatatttatttaatgcaccaaacactatattgacatttaaaaaacggAAATTGTAAATCTTTTttcactgggtctcaggaacttacggtaagatgacatcataatagcttataacgtaaaataatgagaaatgtataatgacagagcagactgcatacatgaaaatacacagaaatattagttcacactttaaatatataacatgtcagaattttcaaagctctgtgatgttttttgtggtgtgcatgaatgtaatgatgattgagagatattcctcaaaagccttttgatacatggatttcaatagggggttttcaataaaataatattcaaaatgttaatcaagcacaagttgcttatattctgcaaatactcattttaaaatatcagtaacaatataatcattactgtcacttttactttattaaaataagctgtcatttatcccaacataagagtcacttttcattttaaatagatcgatataaacattgaaaccacttttctCTCAAATAACCACTATATGGTGCCGTAAACATGTGACACATcccataggttgtttggctcatcagcttaaacagagagtgaaacaggagccgtcaaacgttgtgtGTCATATTTGATGCACAGCGTTATAGGGTTAAATATACAACAATATGCAATTGAGTATTAAAAATTAAGCATTTTTAAGCacatatctattgacttcagtaaaatgcatgtgttctaagaacagcagatctatctttttccaacagtttgtcgactgcacaccaacatagatgtaaaaaacaggagctgatattaaaaatagctttacatatttaacacagatatagtaatctgcttaaatgggaaaaaacaaccgatcaaactattacctcacaaacataataaaaagcataacttaatgaagactcatgtgctgatataaactccacttacagtgtgtgcttaaaagaaggattgtcctttgtttttttctgcagtgcatttcacataatgctgccaatcaagaacaaaacgcgataaataatttttgtttgtgtgttcctcttctttagattattcatttagatcaacatcaatgccgataaaaaacatggataaatgagcattgttgaaagcaactttgtagaaatgaacggagccgcaTTGATgtgactgtctgactgatggtctgttacgtaagggttgtttcggctcatgaaactcacctgtgattggctggatggtcgctcaatcagcccaaagtaacaaaacgcaaagaatactgcatacaaatccaccatttggactgtgtatgggtttagcttggaaaagcgtggaggacaaaaatcacctttttacaGAGtgcgggggacatgtcccccacgTCCCcgtggctgctacgcccttgtttCAGAGTGTTGTTTGTCCTGAAATATTGGTATAATTTGTGTGCTGGTTGTTGTGTGTTTGTAGGTTCGTGCCGTACTGTTCCAGTGACGTGTGGAGCGGCTCAACAACAAAGACAGACCAGAGTAAAACACACACTCAACATCATTTAAACtccatgttaataccatgattcatgattaccatatttagattccatggtatttacatagtactccaaaaaacacattggtattactatggtacatgtttttgtcttcttttttgcctcaaaatCTTGTGAGCTCCCTTGCTAGACAACATTTATGGCCAACATGCTTGTTTGATTGgggatgcccaaaaatgctgcctaagtagggagctcactaggttttgagctCACACGGTTCAGGTGCCATTTAAATTCAtgccgtgtgtatgtgtgtgtgtgtgtgttcagatgattACGCGTTCATGGGTTCTTTGATCATTCAGGAGGTCATAAAGGATCTTTTGGCTATAGGACTCGACAGCGCTAAAGTTCTGCTACTGGCAGGAAGcaggtgagtgagtgagtgtgtgtgtgtgcgtgggaaCATCCTTGTTTTTATAATGAATTGAGCATCcattaaaattttatttcaacagagagttcacccaaaatgcaaaaaatctgtatagactttctttcttctgtgaaaaacaaaagtagatgttaggtaaaatgttagcatcagtgaccattcacttgcattgtatggaaaaaagatgcaatgacagtgaaagTGACTAGTGTCtagtgtgttccacagaagaaaaagtcatatggatttggaacaaaatgagggtgagtaattgctGACAGAATTAGTATTTTTGAGTTAAATGTtcctttaatcaaattacacagtaGCTTGTGAACAGTTTTATGTAACAGCCGATACTgtatggcaagccgaattgacATTTAATCACTATATCAGTAAATAGGTTTGATATTAAAGTGACATCATTACTAGTGGATATACCCTttgttgattatatatatatatatatatatatatatatatatatatatatatatatatatatatatatatatacactatattgccaaaagtattcgctcatctgcctttagacgcatatgaacttaagtgacatcccattcttaatccatagggtttaatatgatgtcagcccaccctttgcagctataacagcttcaactcttctgggaaggctttccacaaggtttaggagtgtgtttatgggaatttttgaccattcttccagaagcgcatttgtgaggtcagacactgatgttggacgagaaggcctggctcgcagtcttcgctctaattcatcccaaaggtgctctgtcggggtgaggtcaggactctgtgcaggccagtcaagttcttccacaccaaactcgctcatccatgtctttatggaccttgctttgtgcactggtgcgcagtcatattggaacaggaaggggccatcccaaactgttcccacaaagttgggagcatggaattgtccaaaatctcttggtatgctgaagcattcagagttccattcagtggaactaaggggccaagcccagctcctgaaaaacaaccccacaccataatcccccctccaccaaacttcacagttggcacaatgcagtcagacaagtaccgttctcctggcaaccgccaaacccagactcgtccatcagattgccagatggagaagcgtgattcgtcactccagagaacgcgtctccactgctctagagtccagtggcggcgtgctttacaccactgcatctgacgctttgcattgcacttggtgatgtatggcttggatgcagctgctcggccatggaaacccattccatgaagctctctacgcactgttcttgagctaatctgaaggccatatgaactttggaggtctgtagtgattgactctgcagaaagttggcgacctctgcgcactatgcgcctcagcatctgctgaccccgctctgtcattttacgtggcctaccacttcgtggcggagttgctgtcattcccaatcacttccactttgttataataccacttacagttgactgtggaatatttagtagtgaggaaatttcacgactggacttgttgcacaggtggcatcctatcacagtaccacgctggaattcactgagctcctgagagcggcccattctttcacaaatgtttgtagaagcagtctgcatgcctaggtgcttcattttatacacctgtggccatggaagtgattggaacacctgaattcaattatttggatgggtgagcgaatacttttggcaatatagtgtatataaattgtaagtaaaaaaacataattatttatatctgtaactgcattttcagtaGTAGAATTACACAATGATCtttcattcactcctgttcaaaacacaattactgaTATCTATAATACATTTCTTGTTGAAATTCCAAACAcacatatcagctatgtacttcttactagtacaaattatcatttttaatatcaatattTAGATTGTTAATAGTACAAATGTCCATTTCTGATATCAAGAACTGAATTGCAaatagtaaaaatgctaattgttGCTAATTTGTAAATTTATTTCAACATGTTATATTTGGTATTTCAGACATCTGGAAATGaatttcagatataaataaatggaAGAGTAATTAAAGTTGCCACTAGTGAAAAACAAATTACAGATattaaaaaatttgcattttttactagttttaatgaaactgttgatatcaggaatggacctttgcactagtaacaatgtaattactgatacatttttttgtttactaGTAAGAAATTCTTTATAGAtatctttatttactttttgaaaaagagtgaaattttactagtgaaaatacagtaacatactgtacatcagtaattaggtttttactagttgaaattccactTTTGATCTCAAAAATGGATATTTCCccaaataattcttttttttatttttattatttctcctGTCAGAGAATAGTGCTCTCCTGTTTTTAATAGTGCAAACGTAATTACTTATTTAAAGAAATTAGCAATTTTCACTAGTGGTAATTCCCGATTTCAAGGAGTTTTAACtactaaaaattaaattatagatGTATATAATTcctatcctgcacatgattaaatgtcagttCGGCTTGCCATATACTTTGAAATGATgtacgctatacaaataaaaattacacgCAAAATCTGTTGCATATGAACAGATGAACCAGTACAGATGAACCAGTGACTgaactctatgtgtgtgtgtgtcagtgctggTGGTACAGGTGTTCTGTTAAACGTAGACCATGTGGCGGAACTGCTGAAGGATTTGGGTCATGGTTCGGTTCAAGTACGAGGCCTCGCTGACTCTGGCTGGTTTCTGGATAATAAACAGTACCGAAACACAGACTGTATCGACACGGTGAACTGCGCTCCGACTGATGCCATACAGAGAGGAATCAGgtgagacacacagacagacagagagacagacagacagacagacagatggactgATGCACCGTGTTTTGTGGTGTTCAGGTATTGGGCCAGTGTGGTACCAGAACACTGTCGTCGGGTGTTCGAAGGTGAAGAGTGGAACTGTTTCTTCGGCTATAAAGTTCATCCCACACTGAAGAGTGAGTAAAGCTGCTGCCCTCTAGTGTCTCCAGCAGGAGTTATTGTTTATGTCATGATTTACATATGCATCTCTCTGTTCTCTCTCAGGTCCGGTGTTTGTGGTTCAGTGGTTGTTTGATGAAGCTCAGCTGACCGTTGATAATATTCATCTGACCGGTCAGACTCTGCAGGAGGGAAAGTGGAGATACATCCAGAATCTGGGGAATGAACTCAGAAACACCATGAAAAACGTTCCGTAAGAGTTTCAACTgtataaagataattttttttgcagcaCAGCATCACATGTTCTCAGCTTGATTGTTAATGAATGCCGTTCAGATTTCTCACCACTGGTGACAAACTAATCACTGAGTGGCTCTTTCATGTTTTGATTGACAGGGCCATGTTTGCTCCAGCCTGTTTGTCTCATGAGATCATCACTAGAAGGTTAGTATGCAGTATGATTTATCTTGTTCTATATTTGTTTTGAGCAGACGTACATATTCTgcacattgttatgtttggagtagCATACTATTTATTACTACCATACTAATTATCCATTTATTGGTGAgatttaaggaggattttaatgaaaaaaaaaaaaaaaaaaaaaaaaaaatatatatatatatatatatatatatatatagttttaataaatagatcaaaatagatttaaacctttttagtgtgtcttgatttacttattcctactttctatcagtatttctccctcacccatacttttgaacttctaaacaatacatttatttttttttttatccccctttttctcccaatttggaatgcccaattcccactacttagtaggtcctcgtggtggtgcggttactcacctcaatccaggtggcggaggacaagtctcagttgtctccgcttctgagaccgtcaatccgcgcatcttatcacgtgactcgttgtgcatgacaccgcggagactcacagcacgtggaggctcatgctactctccgcgatccacacacaacttaccacacgccccattgagagtgagaaccactaatcgcgaccacgaggaggttaccccatgtgactctaccctccgtagcaaacgggccaatttggttgcttaggagacttggctggagtcactcagcacaccctggattcgagctcgcaactccaggggtggtagtcagcgtcaatacttgctgagatacccagacccctagtttttacagttttacaggattacagttacacatttttgtatcctgattacataACACCGTTAcaagtattctgttactccccaagcctgcggttctgtacaattgtggtgagaagaatataacctcagttttggcggcacgagggggacctacacagtattcgCCAATCTGTCCAGGATTTATTTATTATAAGGGTTATTCAAAAGGATGCGTCAGTGAACACATGCGTCAGATgggtgcttttggagtgtctcaatTTGATTGTGTTGCATCATAAACTGTAACAAACAATAGttaaacagacccaagagcagaggaaccgttcaaaggatttattaacagtaataatgagcagtcactgggttgaggaGTGTAGAAAATCCCGACACTGGCTGTAGCGGCGGGAAGCGATCTCCAATGGCATGCGTCATAGTCGCTCAAGGGGGAATCCGTAAAGAGTGTTTTCGTAGGATGAGTGTGcgtgttgtggaagtcaggattcatagaatcctccgttgaagcttagtgagatgcagaacaacgcccagcagagatgagcgaaccacacaaccacacacccgacaggtgggaaaccaacagatacacgagacaggaccaactagacagagagagtgaggttagtgcTCAACTTCAGACAACAATCTGATACTGAGAGCACAatgggcttaagaagggagtgaatttagggagaacaggtgttgctcggcacgctaatcagtggcataatcagtgttcccatggaaatgctgatcacgCATACCGGCTGCGCTTGTGAGACATGagtgagagaaaatgacaaaacaaaatcacTGTAGCCATGACAGTAAACAGTGTTTTTAGGTTGCTAGTTTGAAATATAGAAAAACACgcctcgagatccctgcattcggaattgtgcTCCGTCCATCTGTGTTTCAACACAAGAacgcgtcctcatcttgtgctgtcgctagtgtcTTGCAAGTCTGAGTGTGGTTTGTggtctatacagctggagtttcacttactgacccctggagaaaacacgtggtacttcaagcttaaattgcttcgatgatagggggcctgggttgctcagtggtaaaagacactggctaccatccctggagttcactagttcgaatcccagggcgtgctgagtgactccagccaggtctcctaagcaaccaaattggcccggttgctagggagggtagagtcacatgtcgctataatgtggttctcgctctcggtggggcgtgtggtgagttgggtGCGGATGCTGCGGtgcatggcgtgaagcctccacacgcgctgtgtctccgtggcaacacaagccatgtgataagatgctcaggttggcagtctcagacgcggaggcagctgggattcatcctccgccacccggattgaggcgaatcactacgccaccacaaggacttaaaggcgcattgggaattgggcattccaaattgggtggaaaaaaaaaaatgcttcgatgataggaacattccttattacggtaCGGGGATATGATTAATTATGttcatttttttaacatgttatttttttataaaattaatcacaTTGAATTTACTCTATTACtatattaaatcaacagccctggtattaatgcatcatatctaattatcaatcagtgaagacttggaaacaacagagaaatgtacttttttgacgtgtaatatttttttcttgtattgGTCCGTGATTGAAGAAAAATGAACTGGGTGTTGAGTGGACTGAGCTACTTCATGAAAAACTACCCCAAAGTTGCTTATAATACGTGGACATGGCAACACTGCTCCCTTGCCACGGTCTCCTAAGCTGAAAAATATGTGCCTGGTATACTATTCCAAACATAGTTCTAGTGCATATTGTTTCAGATACAATTTTTAACTAGTAGTCAAGTATACAGTGTACTACTATTATTCCAGTCTGAACACAGCTGCTGTATTTCATCTACTCTCTTACACTGCTGGAAACAAATAACTATATACCTGAAATATGTGAAATGTCTTTGTACAGTTATTGGATGGACGTCCACGTGAAGGGTACATCACTCCCGCGAGCGCTCCAGTGCTGGGACCGCAGCCTTCAAAACAGCCTTCGTAAccacagcaacagcagcagcgtTCGGGCTCCGCCCAGGGGCTGTCCCTTGCACTTGATTGACAGTTGTCCGTGGCCCCACTGCAACCCGACATGCCCAACAATCCGTGACCAGCTGACGGGACAGGAAATGAGCGTCATCCAGTTCCTCACACACCTGGGCTTCGATGTGCAGCGGATGGCACAACAACAGGGCATGGACCCCAACAAACTCCTGTCCATGCTTAGTAATGGCACCTGAGACAGGATAATACAGGAGCACAATTCTCCATGTTCTGCAGACTGTTGACAGTGTCCCCTGATGGTCATTCATTGAACTGCAGTAAAAACAAACGACATTtttttgtctctgaagatggaTGGACGGCTGGTGCCAGTAATAACGAAGCACTTTCTCAGAACAGCGTCACTAAGCTGCATAAAAGTACATAAACTGGATATATGGACAAACAAATCAAACTGATGCACCTCACATTTATAAGCACACTTTAGTATGTTTATCCTATCATGTGACAGGAGAATATTTATATACAGCTTTTATTTCGTGATTTGTTCAAACAGACGACAGACATAAGCTACATG from Myxocyprinus asiaticus isolate MX2 ecotype Aquarium Trade chromosome 35, UBuf_Myxa_2, whole genome shotgun sequence includes these protein-coding regions:
- the LOC127426494 gene encoding palmitoleoyl-protein carboxylesterase notum1a-like, coding for MIRILLVLVLFGSVQGRRVRGQGGQTQRAETPESFPLDFTAVEGNMDSFMTQVKSLAQSLYPCSSQRLDQDMKLQFLVNSSVTCNDGTPAGYYIKESRGSRRWLIFLEGGWYCFSKHTCDSRYETMRRLMSSSKWPMTRTGTGILSPQPEENPHWWNANRVFVPYCSSDVWSGSTTKTDQNDYAFMGSLIIQEVIKDLLAIGLDSAKVLLLAGSSAGGTGVLLNVDHVAELLKDLGHGSVQVRGLADSGWFLDNKQYRNTDCIDTVNCAPTDAIQRGIRYWASVVPEHCRRVFEGEEWNCFFGYKVHPTLKSPVFVVQWLFDEAQLTVDNIHLTGQTLQEGKWRYIQNLGNELRNTMKNVPAMFAPACLSHEIITRSYWMDVHVKGTSLPRALQCWDRSLQNSLRNHSNSSSVRAPPRGCPLHLIDSCPWPHCNPTCPTIRDQLTGQEMSVIQFLTHLGFDVQRMAQQQGMDPNKLLSMLSNGT